In one Hydrogenispora ethanolica genomic region, the following are encoded:
- a CDS encoding UPF0280 family protein: MDKDPEYLKKTDVERDYRAYHAGDLIRSRVVIGESDLWILSDQAVEERVKKLLLELRRHLKEYIYHHPLFAKTLVPYPPDSTAYPIVQWMIDVSSRVQVGPMAAVAGAVAGMIAQDLPDISEFIIENGGDIFLRSSKERMIAVYAGNSPFSRRVGLKIAPCPKGLGVCTSAGTVGPSLSLGEADAAVIIAEDVALADAAATATANQIHRTTDLSRVIASVQQIPGLQGALLIKDDRMAAWGEINLVAI; this comes from the coding sequence ATGGATAAAGATCCGGAGTACTTAAAAAAGACGGACGTTGAAAGGGATTATCGGGCTTACCACGCCGGCGACTTAATTCGTTCCAGAGTGGTTATTGGTGAAAGCGATTTATGGATTTTGAGCGATCAGGCCGTGGAGGAGCGGGTAAAAAAATTACTGTTGGAGTTGCGGCGTCATTTAAAAGAATATATCTATCACCATCCGCTTTTTGCGAAAACGCTCGTTCCCTATCCGCCGGATTCGACAGCCTATCCCATCGTCCAATGGATGATCGATGTCTCGAGCCGGGTTCAGGTGGGTCCCATGGCGGCGGTGGCCGGCGCCGTTGCGGGGATGATCGCCCAAGACCTTCCCGACATATCCGAATTCATTATCGAGAATGGCGGCGATATTTTCCTGCGTTCGTCCAAAGAACGGATGATTGCCGTCTATGCCGGAAATTCCCCGTTTTCCCGGAGAGTGGGTTTGAAAATCGCCCCCTGTCCAAAGGGGTTGGGGGTCTGTACTTCCGCCGGTACAGTGGGGCCGTCTTTGAGTTTAGGAGAAGCCGATGCCGCAGTCATTATTGCGGAGGATGTGGCGTTGGCCGATGCTGCCGCTACAGCAACGGCTAACCAAATCCATCGAACCACCGATCTTTCCCGGGTGATTGCTTCCGTTCAGCAAATCCCCGGATTACAAGGCGCTTTACTCATTAAAGATGATCGAATGGCGGCTTGGGGAGAGATAAACCTGGTTGCCATATAA
- the ilvC gene encoding ketol-acid reductoisomerase, with amino-acid sequence MTKMYYDQDANLNLLKGKKIAIIGYGSQGHAHAQNLRDSGLEVIVGQRPGSANYEAALADGFQPVSVAEAAQQANLIQILVPDQTQASLYKTDIEPYLNETKTLVFAHGFNIHFYQIIPPKNVDVIMIAPKGPGHLVRRVYAEGGGVPALIAVHQDATGKAKNLALAYAKGIGATRAGVLETTFKEETETDLFGEQAVLCGGCAELVKAGFDTLVEAGYQPEIAYFECLHELKLIVDLMHEGGIARMRYSISDTAEYGDFMVGKRIINEETRREMKKVLSEIQSGRFAREWILENQAGRPVFNALRRTEANHLIETVGKKLRDMMPWIKKK; translated from the coding sequence ATGACCAAAATGTACTACGATCAAGATGCAAATCTTAATCTTTTAAAAGGCAAGAAAATCGCAATTATCGGTTATGGCAGCCAAGGCCATGCCCATGCTCAAAACTTGCGTGACAGCGGCTTAGAGGTTATTGTCGGGCAACGTCCGGGCAGTGCCAATTACGAAGCGGCGTTGGCTGACGGTTTTCAACCGGTCTCGGTTGCCGAGGCGGCGCAGCAAGCCAATCTTATTCAAATTCTCGTACCCGACCAAACCCAGGCTTCGCTCTATAAGACTGATATTGAACCCTACTTAAATGAAACAAAAACCCTGGTTTTTGCGCATGGATTTAATATTCACTTTTATCAGATTATCCCACCGAAAAATGTCGATGTTATCATGATTGCACCAAAAGGACCGGGTCACTTAGTTCGTCGTGTCTATGCCGAAGGCGGCGGAGTTCCGGCTCTCATCGCGGTTCATCAAGATGCGACCGGGAAAGCAAAGAATTTGGCGTTGGCCTACGCAAAAGGCATTGGCGCCACTCGCGCCGGTGTTTTGGAAACCACCTTCAAGGAAGAAACCGAGACAGACCTTTTTGGCGAGCAAGCCGTGCTTTGCGGAGGGTGCGCCGAATTGGTCAAGGCTGGCTTCGATACCTTGGTTGAAGCCGGATATCAACCTGAAATCGCTTATTTCGAATGTCTGCACGAACTCAAACTGATCGTGGATCTTATGCATGAAGGCGGCATTGCCCGGATGCGTTATTCGATCAGTGATACTGCCGAATATGGCGATTTCATGGTCGGAAAACGGATTATTAATGAGGAAACCCGGAGAGAAATGAAAAAAGTGCTTAGTGAGATTCAGAGTGGCCGTTTTGCACGGGAATGGATATTGGAAAACCAAGCCGGACGGCCGGTATTTAATGCATTGCGCCGGACTGAAGCGAATCATTTGATTGAGACGGTCGGTAAAAAACTCCGCGACATGATGCCTTGGATTAAGAAAAAATAA
- a CDS encoding homocysteine biosynthesis protein: MKSYAEINEKIKQGKAVVVTAEEIIDLVQEKGYQKAAAEIDVVTTATFGPMCSSGAFLNFGHSDPPIRMSKVSLNNVPAYAGVAAVDAYIGATELSETQGFQYGGAHVIEDLISGKQVELKALSYGTDCYPRKEIHTYITLQDLNQAYLFNPRNVYQNYAAAVNSSSKTIYTYMGTLLPNFGNVTYSTSGELSPLLNDPYYRTIGIGTRIFLGGTVGYVAWEGTQHNPLQKRAENGVPLSSAGTLALIGNLKEMKRDFLRAALFDRYGVTMYVGVGIPIPILDEEMLRFTAISNREIQTTIVDYSVPERSKPNYGLVSYEQLRSGRVTVQGKSVPTAPLSSLYQARRIAAILKEWITLGQFTLTEPVQALPLENKLNSLEIHAKEASQHA, encoded by the coding sequence GTGAAAAGTTATGCGGAGATTAATGAAAAGATTAAGCAGGGAAAGGCCGTAGTCGTTACGGCTGAAGAGATCATCGATCTGGTTCAGGAGAAGGGTTATCAGAAGGCCGCAGCGGAAATCGATGTTGTGACAACAGCCACATTTGGCCCGATGTGTTCTTCCGGGGCTTTTTTAAATTTTGGCCATTCGGATCCGCCCATTCGCATGAGCAAGGTATCGCTCAATAATGTACCGGCTTATGCGGGAGTCGCCGCGGTCGATGCCTATATCGGCGCCACCGAACTATCGGAGACTCAAGGCTTTCAATATGGCGGTGCTCATGTCATTGAAGACTTAATCAGCGGGAAACAGGTGGAGTTAAAAGCGTTATCCTACGGGACGGACTGCTATCCGCGCAAAGAGATTCATACCTATATTACCTTGCAAGACCTGAATCAAGCTTATTTATTTAATCCGCGGAATGTCTATCAAAACTATGCGGCGGCAGTGAATTCGTCTTCTAAGACCATCTATACCTACATGGGAACTTTGCTGCCGAATTTCGGCAATGTTACTTATTCTACATCCGGCGAACTCAGCCCATTACTAAATGATCCGTACTATCGAACGATTGGAATCGGCACCCGCATCTTTTTAGGCGGAACGGTTGGGTACGTAGCATGGGAAGGAACGCAACACAATCCGCTGCAAAAAAGGGCCGAAAACGGCGTGCCGCTTTCTAGCGCCGGGACATTGGCGTTGATCGGGAACCTGAAAGAGATGAAACGCGATTTTTTACGGGCTGCTCTATTTGATCGTTACGGAGTCACGATGTACGTCGGCGTGGGGATTCCCATACCGATTTTGGATGAGGAAATGTTGCGTTTTACCGCCATTTCCAACCGGGAGATTCAGACGACGATTGTCGACTATAGTGTCCCGGAACGCAGTAAACCCAACTATGGCCTGGTAAGTTATGAACAGTTGCGCTCCGGAAGAGTCACCGTTCAGGGAAAATCAGTGCCTACTGCGCCTTTGTCATCACTTTATCAAGCTCGTCGGATCGCCGCTATCCTGAAAGAGTGGATTACCCTTGGTCAGTTTACATTGACGGAACCCGTTCAAGCTTTGCCGTTAGAAAACAAACTGAATTCATTGGAGATCCACGCCAAGGAGGCTTCCCAACATGCCTAA
- a CDS encoding FG-GAP repeat domain-containing protein yields the protein MKSGILRHRFRQLLFCFLLVGMVLFGGFTAIFAQEPSSLWIHSTVAEPVGLSMGTTRWQTIQGNLYAFTVVDGKIKVFTMQDQTLKEAGLLQSQDMEITAYQLEDVDGDRIPEVLAGTADPGMLYLYKYQNGRWESLDYGKYVWSSITKIIAGNFSGLTGMDILVQNKEGFLFLFHKSDQALDLIWKSPNPFRPFENALAYDLDNDTKDEIVVTYQKSGIAVLKLINQSIVTVWENYPWGKILALSAGDWDDDGRQEILFSTSQKLVYLLSASSKGYFFKAQLANYNYIIEQSALLKIANQKYWVATDTAGKLHAIKLAKTIKQWQEVACFTAGRANQLVNIDSEELFLWTVTQQALFYHFYDLTSFKLEFNGQLYDVKPGIICLGNQIYLSPRSLAIPGGGLEIAEQKNNIRFTHALNTLEINKLNPSTALLNGERIDHNTANNILSRNGEIYIPLQNYQNIFDMPVSIDFTSKTITLP from the coding sequence ATGAAATCTGGCATCCTCCGTCATCGGTTTCGTCAATTGCTTTTTTGTTTCTTACTCGTCGGAATGGTTTTATTTGGAGGATTCACGGCTATTTTTGCTCAAGAGCCTTCTTCATTATGGATTCATTCTACGGTTGCCGAACCGGTTGGGTTGAGCATGGGAACGACGCGCTGGCAGACTATTCAAGGCAATCTTTATGCATTTACCGTTGTTGACGGAAAAATCAAAGTTTTTACTATGCAGGACCAAACCTTAAAAGAAGCTGGCTTGCTCCAATCTCAAGATATGGAAATCACCGCTTACCAATTAGAAGATGTGGATGGAGACCGCATTCCCGAAGTGTTGGCCGGAACAGCCGATCCCGGCATGCTTTATTTATATAAGTACCAAAACGGGCGTTGGGAAAGTTTGGACTATGGTAAGTATGTTTGGTCTTCGATCACCAAAATCATTGCCGGCAATTTCAGCGGCTTAACCGGGATGGATATATTAGTCCAGAATAAAGAGGGGTTTTTATTTTTATTCCATAAATCGGATCAAGCACTGGATCTCATTTGGAAAAGCCCGAATCCGTTTCGTCCGTTCGAAAACGCTTTAGCCTATGATCTGGATAATGATACAAAGGATGAAATTGTCGTCACTTATCAAAAAAGCGGCATCGCAGTCTTGAAATTAATAAATCAATCCATTGTCACAGTTTGGGAAAACTATCCCTGGGGTAAAATACTGGCCTTATCCGCCGGGGATTGGGATGACGATGGCCGGCAGGAGATCCTGTTCAGCACTTCCCAGAAGTTGGTTTATTTACTGAGTGCATCTTCGAAAGGTTATTTTTTCAAGGCGCAATTGGCAAATTATAATTACATTATCGAACAGTCTGCGCTTTTGAAGATCGCTAACCAAAAATACTGGGTCGCCACAGATACCGCTGGAAAACTTCATGCCATTAAGTTAGCCAAAACGATTAAACAGTGGCAGGAGGTCGCTTGCTTTACGGCTGGAAGAGCCAATCAGCTCGTTAATATCGATTCGGAAGAATTATTTTTATGGACAGTAACCCAACAAGCCCTTTTTTATCATTTTTATGACCTGACAAGCTTCAAATTGGAATTTAACGGTCAGCTTTACGATGTAAAACCGGGGATTATTTGCTTGGGTAACCAAATCTACCTTTCCCCCCGGTCGTTGGCAATCCCCGGTGGAGGGCTAGAGATCGCCGAACAAAAAAACAACATCCGGTTCACTCATGCGTTGAACACCTTGGAGATCAATAAACTCAATCCTTCGACAGCCTTGCTAAACGGCGAAAGGATTGATCACAATACAGCCAATAATATTTTGAGCCGAAACGGAGAAATTTATATTCCGTTGCAAAATTATCAAAATATTTTTGATATGCCAGTTTCTATCGACTTTACGAGCAAGACGATAACATTACCTTAA
- a CDS encoding NIL domain-containing protein: MPKTRIVLSFPPSLTEVPLTYHLVKEFDLAINILKAKITPGEEGKLVIELSNGSEANIQAGIQYIISQGVHVEPIGKEIVWNEAECIHCGACTAVCRSKALTIAAPDWQLSFDKEQCIVCESCVKACPMQIIQATF, encoded by the coding sequence ATGCCTAAAACGAGAATCGTTCTTTCATTCCCGCCCAGTTTGACAGAGGTGCCGTTAACCTACCATTTGGTCAAGGAGTTTGATCTGGCAATCAATATCCTAAAAGCGAAGATCACGCCCGGAGAAGAAGGGAAACTGGTCATCGAGCTTTCCAACGGTTCCGAAGCCAATATCCAAGCGGGCATCCAGTATATTATTTCTCAAGGAGTTCACGTCGAGCCGATAGGGAAGGAAATCGTGTGGAATGAAGCCGAGTGTATTCACTGCGGGGCCTGCACGGCAGTGTGCCGTTCCAAGGCGCTCACTATCGCCGCTCCGGACTGGCAGTTATCTTTTGACAAGGAACAGTGCATTGTTTGTGAATCATGCGTAAAGGCTTGCCCCATGCAGATTATTCAGGCGACTTTTTAA
- a CDS encoding cofactor-independent phosphoglycerate mutase, whose amino-acid sequence MKYLVILGDGMADYPVPELNGQTPLEVSHKPQMDFLAKHGTVGLARTVPTGMPPGSDVANLAVMGYNPQIYYTGRSPLEAVSIGVDLSPSDVAFRCNLVTLSEDADYSAKTMVDYSSDEISTEEAAVLIQDIGAQLGNDQIHFYPGISYRHLMVWHGGPTASRLTPPHDISDRPIHDHLPKGDGAAQLLEFMVQSADILKNHPVNLRRIQRGLRPATSIWLWGQGTKPNISSFHEKYQLHGSVISAVDLAKGLGICAGLNVIEVPGATGNVHTNYKGKAEAALAAFAAGQDFVYLHVEAPDEAGHRGEVENKVKAIEKIDGEILGPILERLPELTPDYKIMLLPDHPTPLSLKTHVADPVPFVIYQSTQTSPGHSTACFTEKSAAVTGLFIEEGFRLMDRFILG is encoded by the coding sequence ATGAAGTATTTAGTAATCCTGGGCGATGGCATGGCGGACTATCCGGTTCCCGAATTAAACGGTCAGACGCCTTTGGAAGTTAGTCATAAACCCCAGATGGATTTTTTGGCAAAGCACGGCACAGTCGGTTTGGCGAGGACCGTCCCAACGGGGATGCCCCCCGGAAGCGATGTGGCCAATTTGGCGGTAATGGGTTATAATCCCCAAATTTATTATACCGGACGTTCTCCGTTGGAGGCGGTCAGCATCGGAGTCGATCTCAGCCCGTCCGACGTGGCCTTCCGCTGTAATCTCGTGACCTTGTCGGAGGATGCCGATTATTCCGCCAAAACAATGGTTGACTACAGTTCCGATGAGATTTCCACTGAGGAGGCCGCTGTATTAATTCAGGATATCGGAGCCCAGCTTGGCAACGATCAGATCCACTTTTATCCCGGAATCAGCTACCGTCATTTGATGGTGTGGCACGGGGGCCCCACCGCTTCCCGCTTGACCCCGCCCCATGACATTTCGGACCGCCCGATTCATGACCACTTGCCGAAAGGCGACGGCGCCGCGCAATTATTGGAATTCATGGTACAAAGCGCCGACATCCTCAAAAACCATCCCGTCAATCTCCGGAGAATCCAGCGCGGATTGCGGCCGGCAACCTCCATTTGGCTCTGGGGCCAAGGCACCAAACCGAATATTTCCAGTTTTCATGAAAAGTATCAGCTGCATGGTTCGGTAATTTCGGCGGTGGATCTGGCGAAGGGCTTGGGTATTTGCGCCGGATTAAACGTGATTGAAGTACCCGGAGCCACCGGGAATGTCCACACCAACTATAAAGGCAAAGCCGAGGCGGCGCTGGCCGCTTTTGCCGCAGGACAGGATTTTGTCTATCTTCATGTTGAAGCGCCGGATGAGGCCGGGCACCGTGGTGAAGTCGAAAATAAAGTAAAAGCCATTGAAAAAATCGACGGCGAGATTCTCGGTCCGATTTTGGAACGGCTGCCGGAGTTGACCCCGGATTATAAGATTATGCTGTTACCCGATCATCCCACGCCGCTCAGTTTAAAGACCCATGTCGCCGATCCGGTCCCCTTTGTCATTTATCAGTCCACCCAAACGAGTCCGGGTCATTCAACGGCTTGCTTTACGGAAAAATCGGCTGCCGTCACCGGACTGTTCATTGAAGAAGGTTTCCGACTGATGGATCGCTTTATTTTGGGGTAA
- a CDS encoding LysM peptidoglycan-binding domain-containing protein, with protein sequence MNYKGRIFYWSPKRFTFNMIIFICFITGLIFFITNSVKADATRSTLSIMVHQGDSLWSIAERIEPDRDPRIVIQELKAQNDLRTANLTAGQRLRISVAK encoded by the coding sequence ATGAATTACAAAGGACGAATTTTTTATTGGTCACCCAAACGATTTACCTTCAATATGATTATTTTCATCTGCTTTATTACGGGACTGATCTTTTTTATCACCAATTCGGTGAAGGCGGACGCTACTCGTTCTACTTTATCAATTATGGTTCATCAAGGCGATTCATTATGGTCTATCGCCGAAAGAATTGAACCGGATCGCGATCCCCGCATAGTCATTCAAGAGCTCAAGGCTCAAAATGATTTACGGACGGCGAATCTAACCGCCGGTCAACGATTAAGGATTAGCGTAGCCAAATAA
- a CDS encoding homocysteine S-methyltransferase family protein, translated as MPQSFLDLNRNLLFFDGAMGTMLQKQQVLQPGEAPEILNLTHPDIVAEVHRQYLAAGAQCIETNTFGASRIKLSAEGLESKAAELNTAAVKIAKSVVQENQLVAASIGPTGRMIEPLGDLTFEDAYIAFLEQVQLCAAAGADLISIETMSDIQEAKAAVQASLTVGLPVIASVSFMENGRLLTGFTPEMVAATLSGYPLLALGTNCGLPAVSLQPIIQKMAAYTKIPLIVQPNAGKPFVENGTTVYQESAAEFGAACMELIRSGARVIGGCCGTSPEHIRELRQRSAALLYQVSSNQSQDYLVSKSMLIPAQLEHQPSEVYLLELDAYSELWNQFISGSEDSLIDLIFEIDSQSVQVIRIQANELDAQYRESFRSLVQVLATYWPNLVKAELTDPDLIQIFLSHIPGRAMVCGESDPRLIARTERYGGVYQVIR; from the coding sequence ATGCCGCAATCGTTTCTCGACCTCAACCGGAATCTATTGTTTTTTGATGGAGCCATGGGGACCATGCTGCAAAAGCAGCAAGTCTTGCAGCCTGGTGAAGCCCCCGAAATTTTGAATCTGACCCATCCGGATATCGTGGCCGAGGTTCATCGCCAATATCTTGCCGCCGGCGCCCAATGTATCGAGACCAACACGTTCGGGGCCAGCAGGATCAAGCTGAGTGCCGAGGGCTTGGAGAGTAAAGCCGCGGAGTTGAATACTGCGGCGGTAAAAATTGCGAAGAGTGTGGTCCAAGAGAACCAATTGGTTGCCGCTTCGATTGGACCTACCGGCCGGATGATCGAACCCTTGGGTGATTTGACCTTTGAAGACGCTTATATTGCGTTTCTCGAGCAAGTCCAGCTTTGTGCGGCAGCGGGCGCCGATCTGATCAGCATTGAAACCATGAGCGATATCCAGGAGGCGAAAGCGGCGGTTCAAGCTTCTCTCACGGTCGGTCTCCCAGTCATCGCTTCCGTGAGTTTTATGGAGAATGGCCGGTTACTGACGGGTTTTACCCCGGAAATGGTTGCCGCCACTCTGTCGGGTTATCCCTTGTTAGCACTTGGCACCAATTGCGGTTTGCCCGCCGTTTCGCTGCAACCGATCATTCAAAAAATGGCCGCCTATACCAAAATACCGCTGATTGTTCAACCCAACGCCGGCAAACCTTTCGTGGAAAACGGTACGACCGTTTATCAAGAAAGCGCGGCTGAATTCGGCGCCGCCTGCATGGAACTGATTCGGTCCGGTGCCCGTGTTATCGGCGGTTGCTGCGGCACTTCTCCCGAACATATCCGTGAATTGCGTCAACGAAGCGCAGCCCTTCTATATCAGGTCTCATCGAATCAGAGCCAGGATTACCTCGTCTCCAAAAGCATGCTCATTCCGGCGCAATTGGAACATCAGCCATCCGAGGTTTATCTGTTAGAGCTTGACGCTTATTCCGAATTATGGAATCAGTTTATAAGCGGTTCCGAAGATTCCCTTATTGACCTGATTTTCGAGATAGATTCCCAATCCGTTCAAGTGATCCGTATTCAGGCGAATGAGCTTGATGCCCAATACCGTGAATCGTTCCGCAGCTTGGTTCAAGTGCTGGCTACGTATTGGCCCAATTTGGTTAAAGCGGAACTAACGGATCCCGATTTGATTCAAATCTTTTTATCGCACATCCCCGGACGGGCGATGGTTTGCGGAGAATCGGATCCCCGACTGATCGCTCGGACAGAAAGATATGGCGGAGTGTATCAAGTCATTCGATAA
- the pduL gene encoding phosphate propanoyltransferase codes for MANDKVPVGISNRHVHVTQADLETLFGKGYELKPLKPLSQPGQFAAEEVVNIIGPKKSIDKVRILGPVRSATQVEISRTDSFTLGVNAPVRDSGSVSGSAGVILEGPQGRVELKEGVIIAQRHLHLHTDEAAELGLKDKEWISVQFDGERSITFNKVLVRVHPNFAKDLHLDTDEANAAGLNNGDLGTIIK; via the coding sequence ATGGCGAATGACAAAGTTCCAGTCGGAATTTCAAATCGACATGTGCATGTTACACAAGCCGACTTGGAAACATTATTTGGAAAAGGGTATGAATTAAAGCCCCTAAAACCTTTATCACAACCGGGACAATTTGCGGCCGAAGAGGTTGTTAATATCATTGGCCCTAAAAAATCCATTGACAAAGTGAGAATTTTGGGTCCGGTTCGTTCCGCTACCCAGGTAGAAATCTCCCGAACCGACAGCTTTACATTGGGAGTTAACGCACCGGTTCGTGATTCGGGTTCGGTTTCCGGATCGGCCGGCGTGATTCTCGAAGGACCGCAAGGACGAGTAGAACTCAAGGAAGGCGTCATCATCGCCCAACGCCACTTGCATCTCCACACGGATGAAGCCGCGGAACTCGGTTTGAAGGATAAAGAGTGGATCTCCGTCCAGTTTGACGGAGAACGCAGCATTACATTCAATAAAGTTTTAGTAAGAGTGCACCCCAATTTCGCGAAGGACCTTCATTTGGATACGGATGAAGCGAATGCCGCCGGTTTAAACAATGGAGATCTGGGAACAATCATTAAGTAG
- the rsmB gene encoding 16S rRNA (cytosine(967)-C(5))-methyltransferase RsmB — MISSGRLLARMVLDRVEQNESYVNLALHDILASNPQVEQRERAFCTELVYGTLRNLLQIDFILGRLLSRPLQSLKVPVKDTLRLALYQLLFLPEIPERAVCHAAVDQIKNSRYSGLAGLVNAVLRNFLRNRKQIPFPDRDSQPVEFLSVTYSHPAWLAERWLKRYGFELAERLMAIDNEKPPLTVRINRLCTSLAAIRHELAEAGVMFTQGNLLDEALILQSLPMPLEELPAFRNGKLFVQDESSMLVAHLLQPAPGATVVDLCAAPGGKSTHLAELMNNCGTIYSIDDHPHKVGLIAENAARLGLKIIEPRLADARSFQPPSDVPVDAILVDAPCSGTGVLRRRVDARYRRQAEDSAELVRIQREILDHAAQLLKSGGRIVYSTCTLEPEENQEQIRWFCQAHPEFRPVPWREYLPAQLGDHLEDSSTPWANVLPASGGGDGFFLCRLHKS, encoded by the coding sequence ATGATTAGTTCCGGACGCCTTTTGGCGCGGATGGTTTTGGACCGGGTAGAACAGAATGAATCCTACGTTAATTTGGCGCTGCATGATATTTTAGCCAGCAATCCCCAGGTCGAACAGAGAGAGCGGGCTTTCTGCACCGAACTGGTATACGGTACCTTGCGCAATCTGCTTCAGATTGATTTCATCCTCGGACGGCTTTTAAGCCGTCCTTTACAATCGTTGAAAGTTCCCGTCAAGGATACGCTTCGTCTGGCCCTCTACCAACTGCTATTTCTTCCGGAAATACCGGAAAGAGCGGTTTGCCACGCCGCTGTGGACCAAATCAAGAATTCCCGCTATTCCGGTTTGGCGGGACTGGTCAACGCGGTTCTCCGTAATTTTCTGAGAAACCGCAAGCAGATCCCTTTCCCCGATCGCGATTCCCAACCGGTGGAGTTTCTGTCCGTTACCTATTCCCACCCGGCATGGCTGGCGGAACGTTGGCTGAAGCGCTACGGATTTGAATTAGCCGAGCGGCTGATGGCCATCGATAATGAGAAACCGCCGTTAACGGTCCGGATCAATCGCCTATGTACGTCGCTCGCCGCTATCCGGCATGAATTGGCCGAAGCAGGAGTGATGTTCACCCAAGGTAACCTATTAGACGAAGCGTTAATCCTCCAATCCCTGCCCATGCCATTGGAAGAACTTCCCGCCTTTCGAAACGGCAAACTCTTTGTGCAGGATGAGAGTTCCATGTTGGTGGCCCATTTGTTGCAGCCGGCGCCCGGCGCGACGGTCGTTGACCTGTGTGCGGCACCCGGGGGGAAAAGTACTCATTTAGCCGAATTGATGAATAATTGCGGCACGATTTACAGTATTGACGACCATCCTCATAAAGTCGGCCTGATTGCCGAAAACGCCGCCCGGTTAGGATTGAAGATTATCGAGCCGCGCTTGGCCGATGCCCGCAGTTTTCAACCGCCCTCTGATGTGCCCGTCGACGCGATTCTGGTCGATGCTCCCTGTTCCGGAACGGGTGTATTGCGGCGCAGGGTGGACGCGCGTTACCGCCGGCAAGCGGAAGATAGCGCCGAATTGGTCCGGATTCAACGGGAAATTCTAGACCATGCGGCGCAATTGTTGAAGTCCGGCGGCCGGATCGTTTATAGCACCTGCACCTTGGAACCGGAGGAAAACCAAGAGCAGATTCGCTGGTTCTGCCAGGCGCATCCGGAATTCCGGCCCGTTCCGTGGCGGGAGTATCTGCCCGCTCAATTGGGGGATCACCTCGAAGACTCCTCGACTCCCTGGGCAAATGTCCTGCCTGCGTCGGGTGGGGGAGACGGTTTCTTTCTCTGCCGCTTACACAAGAGCTAG
- a CDS encoding FmdB family zinc ribbon protein yields MEVPIYEFRCSDCQRDFEELCRLDQPVKVCPFCGSRQIRKKMSAFAGANHGTSGGSSSSHSCGSCHGGHCGSCH; encoded by the coding sequence ATGGAAGTGCCAATTTATGAATTCCGCTGTAGCGATTGTCAACGTGATTTTGAAGAGCTGTGCCGTCTTGACCAGCCGGTAAAAGTCTGTCCGTTCTGCGGTTCCCGGCAGATTCGGAAAAAAATGTCTGCTTTTGCCGGTGCCAATCACGGGACTTCCGGTGGCTCTAGCTCCTCTCATTCCTGTGGTAGTTGCCATGGCGGACACTGTGGTTCTTGTCACTAA
- a CDS encoding TIGR04086 family membrane protein, whose protein sequence is MADQEKSSFPFRPILRGTLVFFAVVVILTVLLSILTELGWTITAFMPNDYYLFIIYIGIISGAVYAGKNAREDGWLIGISVGALSSLLLFLMVIFILRERFQIGVFVVKSLINAFIGAFGGIIGVNLAGKA, encoded by the coding sequence ATGGCCGATCAAGAAAAATCTTCATTCCCATTCAGACCGATTTTACGAGGTACTCTCGTTTTCTTTGCCGTGGTCGTCATACTGACAGTTTTGCTTTCGATACTGACGGAGCTGGGATGGACGATTACCGCTTTTATGCCGAATGATTATTATTTGTTCATCATTTACATCGGTATCATTAGTGGTGCGGTATATGCCGGAAAAAACGCCCGGGAGGACGGCTGGCTGATCGGAATCAGCGTTGGTGCACTCAGCTCTCTTTTGTTGTTCCTAATGGTTATTTTTATCTTGAGAGAACGTTTTCAAATCGGCGTTTTCGTTGTAAAATCATTGATTAACGCCTTTATCGGAGCATTTGGCGGCATTATCGGAGTTAATTTGGCGGGAAAAGCATAA